Within the Comamonadaceae bacterium OTU4NAUVB1 genome, the region GGCGATGGCCGCCGGCTTCGAGCCGCACCCGCTGCTGCTGTCGTGCGCGACGACCATCTCCAGCGTCTCCGGCTGGGCCTGTCTGGCCGTTCTTGCCTGGACGGTCGGCTCGCGTCCCGGCCAATTTCCCACCGTGCTGGTCACGCTGGCCGTGGGAGGCGTGATCTCGCTGTTCGCACGCGACCTCGCATCGGCACTGGACGTGCCCCGTCCCTTCATGCGGGGCCTGTCGCCGCTCTACGTTCCCCACGGGTTGCGGCCCGGTCTGCCCAGCACCCACGCCTCGGTGATGTTCACGATGGCCTTCATGGTCCTGCTGCGGCGCTCCGCTTCGGACGCCGGCGCCGTGCTGCTGGTCGTGGCCGTGCTGACGGGCTGGTCACGCATCTACCTGGGCATCCACTTTCCGGCCGACATCGCGGCGGGCATCGTGCTGGCGGCCCTGACCGCCGCCGCGTGGGCGGTCGTCGCCCGGCCCTGGCGCGACCGTCTGGCGCGGACTTCGAGGTCCGCCACCCACTGAGCGCTTCGGCCCGGATGCCCTCGGCTCGAAGGCGCCCGGTCCCCTGGCGACACGGCGCGTGGATCAGGGGTCGCCCCGCGGCCGGCCCGATCCCGGGAGAACGGCGGGTCGTGCGATCCGTCCCGCGCCTCCGACCACGCCGGAGGCGTGAGCCTCCGACGCCCGGGCCACGCGCGGCTCAGATCCAGCCGGCCCGCCGGAACCGGTAGAACGTCACGCTGCCCGCCGCGGCGATGATGCCCAGCGCCACCGCGTAGCCGTAGCGCCACTTGAGTTCCGGCATGTGCTCGAAATTCATGCCCCAGATGCCGGCGAACGCCGTGCAGATCGCGAAGATCGCCGCCCAGGCCGCGAGCCGCTTGGTCACCTCGCCCTCGTTGATCGTGACCATCGACAGGTTCACCTGGATGGCCGTGCCGATGGTGTCGCGCATCGCATCGATGGACGCGTTGATCCGCACCAGATGGTCGCTCACATCGCGGAAGTATTCCTGCGACCCCATGCAGATCTGCGGCACGCGACCGCCATGGAGCTTGCCCGAACCTTCCAGGAGCGGGGCCACCGCGTGCCGCAGCACCATGGCGCGTTGCTTGAGTTCGTAGAGGCGCTGGATGTTCGCCCGTGGCGCATCCTCGGAGAAGATCTGCTTCTCGATGTTCTCGAGTTCGTCCTCCAATGCGTCGATGACCGGGAAGTACCGGTCGACCACCGCATCCATCAAGGCATAGAGGACGAAGCCCGCGCCGTTGCGCAGGAGATCGGGCTCGCGCTCGCACCGCGCCCGAACCCCCAGGAATCCGGTGCTGCTCTGATTGCGGACCGACAACACGTAGTTCGGACCCACGAACACGTTCAGTTCGCCGACCAGGAAATCCTTCGCGTCCTGGGGATCCGGCTGGAGCAGGTGAAGCACCACGAACAGCGAATCACCGTACTCCTCGATCTTGGGTCGCTGATGACCATGGCGCGCGTCCTCGATGGCCAACTCGTGCAGACCGAACTCCTCGCCCATTTCATCGAGTTCCTCGGGCGTCGCATCCTGCATGGCGACCCACACGAAACAGCCGGGCTGGGAAACGTATTCGCTGATGTCGGCGGCGGAAATGTCGCGGAGCTTGGCGCCATCCTGGTAGGCAACGCAATTGATTAGCATGGAAATTGACCGATGGTGATCTCGAGTCGTCCATTATCCGTTTCGTGCCATCGGTCCAATGCGCGTGTTTCCACCCGGTGCCGCGCATTGCGTCACGGCGACGGCGTGGTCGGGGCATGGTTGCGGCGTGGTCCAGAATGCCGCTGCGCGACGCCGGACTTCCGAGTCGCGACCGCTTCCCCATCCATCGAGAAAACCAAACATGAACGTCCCCATCGTGCGCGACATCGCGATTCGACTGCTCGCAGGCGCCGCGGTCGCAATGTCGTCCGGATGCGCATCGACGCTCGCGCTGGATCGCATGGTGCTGGCCTACGATCAATCGACGACGGACAGCGTCTCCAAGCAGTTGCTGCTGAACATCGCACGGGCGCGCCACAACCAGCCCATCCATTTCACGTCGGTGTCCAACATCACCGCCACCTACCGCTTCGCCGTCAATGCCGGGGTCGGCGGGGCCGTCACGGGCGATCGGGGCAACCTGCTGGTTCCCGCGTTGGGCGGCAGTGCCGAGGAGAATCCCACCATCAGCATCCTGCCCATGCAGGGCGACGAGTTCACGCAGCGGCTCCTCACGCCGTTCGAGGAACAGAAGCTCACGCTGCTGCTGCGCCAGGGCTACGACGTCGACTCGCTCCTACGATTGCTGGGCAGCGAATTGCGGCTTCAGGACAACGACCCCAAGTCACCCAGCGTCCATCACAACCGTCCTTCGGACCTGCAGGGCTACCGGGTCTTCCGGCGTGTCATGGCGCATCTGTCGTCGATCCAGGATCGGCACGCCCTGCACGTGGAGCCCTTGTTCTTCCAACGCATCTGGAGCGTTCCCGCCGAGCTCGTCACGCCCGAGTCCTTTCAGACGGTGTACAAGGATTTCTCGCTGAAACTGCAGCCCGATCGGCGTGCCTACGTGGTGTCCAAACCCGTCAGCGGCCGCATCATGATCACCAACTTCAACCCTGGCGTGCTGTCCAACGACGAACGCCTGGAACTTCACGCGGCGGCCGAGGACGCACCGACCAACGAGATCCTCCTGGACATCCGCGCCGGGCATCCCGGCGGCGAGTATCCGATGCGGGGCCGGCTGAGGTTGCGCAGTTTTCACGAGGTCCTCACCTTCCTCGGACGCGGCATGCAGGAGGAGCCGGAATTCGACGTGCCTCCGGATGCGCGCTCTCCCCTCATCAAGGACAACCCCGCGAGCACCTTGAGGATTCAGGAATCGACGGGACGGCCCGACCGGCTCGAGACTTCCGTGGCCTACGAGGGCCGGTATTTCTACGTCAGGGACGGCGATGGCTATCCGTGGGACCGGAAAGCCTTCAGTCTCCTGTACCAGCTTTTCCAGATGACCGTATCACCCGCCGCACAGGCGGGGCCGACCATCACGATCGCCAAATGACCATTGCGGTCGTCGGCCCGACGGTTCCCGCGTCGGTGTCGCCACGGCGCCGGACGGCATGTCCGACAATCCGCACGGCCAATTCCGGACACCGGATTCGACGGGCGATCGATCGCCTGCGATCACGGGCCATCGGCGCTATCTTTTCAGTGCCCAATAGACAAGCATCGCCAATGCGACGGCGATCAGTGGCCATGCCCTGGCGACGCTCCGAAGGGTGCGTCGCAACCAGGGGACCGAGCGGCGATCCTCGTCGCGACGGCGAAGCTCCGCCGACTCGGTCCTCGTCCTGTCGGCGATCCGTTCGAAGTCGTCTTCCATGATTTCTCCCCTGCAATGGACACGTGGTCGCAATGGCACGAACCGTCGTCGACGGGCGCGGGAATTGTAGGTGTCGCAATGCCGAGCGACTTGAATAATCGAGTCGATCCATCGATTCCTCCAAGTCATCCTGGCGTCATGTTCGGCTTCTAGCCTTTGCGCATTCCACGACGCGCGAGACTTGCAATGCCGAAGACCAAGATTGATGCGAAGCTCGCAATTGCGCTTCTGACGACCCTCGTCACCGCCTGTGGCGGCGGGGACGGCAGCGACAACGCCACCGCCGCGACGGCGACGCCCGTCGCAGTGGCGACGCCGGTCCCCGCGGCGACGCCGGCGCCCGCCGTTCCGGCCACCATGAGCATCAAGCTCATTGCCTTCAACGACCTGCATGGCAACCTCGAGCCGCCCCGGACGTCGATCGCGGCGCCTTCGTCCACCGGCGGCACCGTGGCGGTTCCAGCGGGCGGGGCGGCCTACCTGGCATCGGCGATCGCGTCGCTGAAGGCGAAGAATCCGAACCATGCCGTGGTCTCGGCGGGCGACATGATCGGTGCCTCCCCCCTGGTCTCGGCCCTGTTCCTGGACGAGCCGACCATCGAGGCCGTCAATGCGATGAAGATCGATTTCAACGCGGTGGGAAACCACGAGTTCGACAAGGGCCAGACCGAATTGCTGCGGATGAAGAACGGCGGCTGCGCGAAGAACACCGCGCTCGAT harbors:
- a CDS encoding phosphatase PAP2 family protein; this translates as MDALNLYLFQAMAAGFEPHPLLLSCATTISSVSGWACLAVLAWTVGSRPGQFPTVLVTLAVGGVISLFARDLASALDVPRPFMRGLSPLYVPHGLRPGLPSTHASVMFTMAFMVLLRRSASDAGAVLLVVAVLTGWSRIYLGIHFPADIAAGIVLAALTAAAWAVVARPWRDRLARTSRSATH
- a CDS encoding magnesium and cobalt transport protein CorA; amino-acid sequence: MLINCVAYQDGAKLRDISAADISEYVSQPGCFVWVAMQDATPEELDEMGEEFGLHELAIEDARHGHQRPKIEEYGDSLFVVLHLLQPDPQDAKDFLVGELNVFVGPNYVLSVRNQSSTGFLGVRARCEREPDLLRNGAGFVLYALMDAVVDRYFPVIDALEDELENIEKQIFSEDAPRANIQRLYELKQRAMVLRHAVAPLLEGSGKLHGGRVPQICMGSQEYFRDVSDHLVRINASIDAMRDTIGTAIQVNLSMVTINEGEVTKRLAAWAAIFAICTAFAGIWGMNFEHMPELKWRYGYAVALGIIAAAGSVTFYRFRRAGWI